The following are encoded together in the Pseudomonas xantholysinigenes genome:
- a CDS encoding cysteine hydrolase family protein, whose protein sequence is MSVPTTMFRLTGRDYPPAKLGQASLIVIDAQKEYLSGPLALSGMDEAVANIARLLDAARKADRPIIHVRHLGTVGGRFDPQGPAGEFIPGLEPLAGETIIDKRMPNAFKNTKLHETLQAFGPLDLIVCGFMSHSSVSTTVRRAKDYGYRCTLVEDASATRDLALKDTVIPAAQIHQCEMAVMADNFACVAPTASLV, encoded by the coding sequence ATGTCCGTTCCAACCACGATGTTCCGCCTCACTGGCCGCGACTACCCGCCGGCCAAGCTGGGCCAAGCCAGCCTGATCGTCATCGACGCGCAAAAGGAGTACCTGAGCGGTCCGCTGGCGCTGTCGGGCATGGACGAGGCCGTGGCGAACATTGCCAGGTTGCTCGATGCCGCCCGCAAGGCCGACCGGCCGATCATCCACGTCCGCCACCTCGGCACCGTTGGCGGTCGCTTCGACCCCCAGGGCCCGGCAGGCGAGTTCATCCCGGGCCTGGAGCCACTGGCCGGTGAAACCATCATCGACAAGCGCATGCCCAATGCCTTCAAGAACACCAAGCTGCACGAGACGCTGCAGGCCTTCGGCCCGCTGGACCTGATCGTCTGCGGTTTCATGAGCCATTCCAGCGTCAGCACCACCGTGCGCCGCGCCAAGGACTATGGTTATCGCTGCACCCTGGTGGAAGACGCCTCGGCCACCCGCGACCTGGCCCTGAAGGACACCGTCATCCCCGCCGCGCAGATCCACCAGTGCGAAATGGCCGTGATGGCCGACAACTTCGCCTGCGTCGCCCCCACCGCCAGCCTGGTCTGA
- a CDS encoding PLDc N-terminal domain-containing protein, producing MGSTFNGLVGLIILALDIWAVLNVLKSNAEIGIKVLWILLIVLLPVLGLIIWAIAGPRGNIRI from the coding sequence ATGGGTTCCACCTTCAATGGTCTGGTCGGGCTGATCATCCTCGCCCTGGACATCTGGGCAGTCCTCAACGTGCTCAAAAGCAACGCCGAGATTGGCATCAAGGTGCTGTGGATCCTGTTGATCGTGCTGCTGCCGGTGCTGGGGCTGATCATCTGGGCGATAGCCGGGCCGCGCGGCAATATCCGCATCTGA
- a CDS encoding DUF3509 domain-containing protein, protein MDLIQEKFASVFAAYQVATQSRPDGGILLTLRAADGVVTRRVLSYAQLHSAEQLSWAISAIRRDLAEQASELPVISRLQSQQRFALPTYR, encoded by the coding sequence ATGGACCTCATCCAGGAAAAATTCGCCTCGGTGTTCGCCGCCTACCAGGTCGCCACTCAATCCCGCCCGGACGGCGGCATCCTGCTGACCCTGCGCGCCGCCGACGGCGTGGTGACCCGCCGCGTGCTGTCGTACGCACAGCTGCACAGTGCCGAACAGCTGTCCTGGGCAATCAGTGCCATCCGCCGCGACCTGGCCGAGCAGGCCAGCGAACTGCCCGTGATCTCGAGGTTGCAGAGCCAGCAGCGCTTCGCCCTGCCGACCTACCGCTGA
- the aroC gene encoding chorismate synthase, producing the protein MSGNTYGKLFTVTTAGESHGPALVAIVDGCPPGLEITLADLQHDLDRRKPGTSRHTTQRQEPDEVEILSGVFEGRTTGCSIGLLIRNTDQKSKDYSAIKDLFRPAHADYTYHHKYGLRDYRGGGRSSARETAMRVAAGAIAKKYLATQGIRVRGYMSQLGPIEIPFKTWDSVEDNAFFSPDPAKVPELEAYMDQLRRDQDSVGAKITVVAEGVMPGLGEPIFDRLDAELAHALMSINAVKGVEIGAGFASVAQRGTEHRDELTPEGFLSNNAGGILGGISSGQPIVAHLALKPTSSITTPGRSIDIDGNPVEVITKGRHDPCVGIRATPIAEAMMAIVLMDHLLRHRAQNAEVKVNTPVLGQL; encoded by the coding sequence ATGTCCGGCAATACCTACGGCAAGCTGTTCACTGTCACCACCGCAGGCGAAAGCCATGGTCCGGCGTTGGTCGCCATTGTCGACGGCTGCCCACCCGGCCTGGAAATCACCCTGGCCGACCTGCAGCACGACCTCGACCGGCGCAAGCCCGGCACCAGCCGGCACACCACCCAGCGCCAGGAGCCGGACGAGGTGGAAATCCTCTCCGGCGTGTTCGAAGGCCGCACCACCGGCTGCTCGATCGGCCTGCTGATCCGCAACACCGACCAGAAGTCCAAGGACTACTCGGCGATCAAGGACCTGTTCCGCCCGGCCCACGCCGACTACACCTACCACCACAAGTATGGCCTGCGCGACTACCGTGGCGGTGGCCGCAGCTCGGCGCGCGAGACGGCCATGCGCGTGGCCGCCGGCGCGATCGCCAAGAAGTACCTGGCCACCCAGGGTATCCGCGTGCGTGGCTACATGAGCCAGCTCGGCCCGATCGAGATCCCGTTCAAGACCTGGGACTCGGTGGAGGACAACGCCTTCTTCAGCCCTGACCCGGCCAAGGTCCCGGAGCTGGAGGCCTACATGGACCAGCTGCGCCGCGACCAGGATTCGGTCGGGGCAAAGATCACCGTGGTCGCCGAAGGCGTGATGCCGGGGCTGGGCGAGCCGATCTTCGACCGTCTCGATGCCGAACTGGCCCACGCGCTGATGAGCATCAACGCGGTCAAGGGCGTGGAGATCGGCGCCGGCTTCGCCAGCGTCGCCCAGCGCGGCACCGAGCACCGTGACGAGCTGACGCCGGAAGGTTTCCTCAGCAACAATGCCGGCGGCATCCTCGGCGGTATTTCTTCGGGCCAGCCGATCGTCGCCCACCTGGCGCTCAAGCCGACCTCGAGCATCACCACCCCGGGCCGTTCGATCGATATCGACGGCAACCCGGTCGAGGTGATCACCAAGGGCCGTCACGACCCGTGCGTAGGCATCCGCGCCACGCCGATCGCCGAGGCGATGATGGCCATCGTGTTGATGGACCACCTGCTGCGTCACCGGGCGCAGAATGCCGAAGTTAAGGTGAACACCCCGGTACTGGGCCAGCTCTGA
- a CDS encoding Smr/MutS family protein: MQDDDFSLFRSQVQGVKPIKHDRAEVGKPKADRQQLADLRQAATIRSDQPLVIDGLSDQFVIDVGAEDELIWRRDGVQETQIRKLKLGQIAFEGSLDLHGMSVEKARQTLWDFIAEATKLEVRCVRVTHGKAARLDGKRPMIKSHVNTWLRQHPQVLGFASCQARHGGTGAVYVMLKRTMLEGRDE; encoded by the coding sequence ATGCAAGACGACGACTTTTCCCTCTTCCGCAGCCAAGTGCAGGGCGTCAAGCCGATCAAGCACGACCGCGCCGAAGTCGGCAAACCCAAGGCCGACCGCCAGCAACTGGCCGACCTGCGCCAGGCCGCGACCATTCGCAGCGACCAGCCCCTGGTGATCGACGGCCTGTCCGACCAGTTCGTCATCGATGTCGGCGCCGAGGATGAACTGATATGGCGCCGCGACGGCGTGCAGGAAACCCAGATCCGCAAGCTCAAGCTCGGCCAGATCGCCTTCGAGGGCAGCCTCGACCTGCACGGCATGAGCGTCGAGAAGGCCCGCCAGACGCTGTGGGACTTCATCGCCGAAGCGACCAAGCTGGAAGTGCGCTGCGTGCGCGTCACCCACGGCAAGGCCGCGCGCCTGGACGGCAAGCGGCCGATGATCAAGAGCCACGTCAACACCTGGCTGCGCCAGCACCCGCAGGTGCTCGGCTTCGCCTCGTGCCAGGCCCGCCACGGCGGCACCGGCGCGGTGTACGTGATGCTCAAGCGAACCATGCTCGAAGGCCGCGACGAGTGA
- the prmB gene encoding 50S ribosomal protein L3 N(5)-glutamine methyltransferase: protein MITSRLRTLRDHIRWAVSRFHEHELFFGHGADNAWDEARLLVLGAVHLPWEVADSYLDCALEDDERVRLQHLLKRRIEERVPTAYLLGEAWFCGMSFIVDERVLVPRSPIGELIEKRFAPWLAAEPARILDLCTGSGCIGIVAADVFQDAEVVLADLSFDALEVANQNIERHGLDERVYTVQGDGFGGLPGQRFDLILSNPPYVDAEDFGDMPAEYHHEPELGLACGNDGLDLVRRMLAEAADHLTEKGLLIVEVGNSQVHVASLYPEVDFTWLEFERGGHGVFMLTAEQCRQHQELFKSRV from the coding sequence GTGATCACATCCCGCCTGCGCACCCTGCGCGACCACATCCGCTGGGCGGTCAGCCGCTTCCATGAGCACGAGCTGTTCTTCGGCCACGGCGCCGACAACGCCTGGGACGAAGCCCGTCTGCTGGTGCTCGGCGCCGTGCACCTGCCGTGGGAAGTGGCCGACAGCTACCTGGACTGCGCGCTCGAGGACGATGAGCGGGTGCGCCTGCAGCACCTGCTCAAGCGCCGTATCGAAGAGCGTGTGCCTACCGCCTACCTGCTGGGCGAGGCGTGGTTCTGTGGCATGTCGTTCATTGTCGACGAGCGCGTGCTGGTGCCACGCTCGCCCATCGGCGAGTTGATCGAAAAACGCTTCGCGCCATGGCTGGCCGCCGAGCCTGCGCGCATTCTCGACCTGTGCACCGGTTCCGGTTGCATCGGCATCGTCGCCGCCGATGTGTTCCAGGACGCCGAAGTGGTGTTGGCCGACCTGTCGTTCGATGCATTGGAGGTGGCCAACCAGAACATCGAGCGCCATGGCCTCGATGAGCGGGTGTACACCGTGCAGGGCGATGGTTTCGGCGGCCTGCCGGGGCAACGCTTCGACCTGATCCTGTCCAATCCGCCGTATGTCGATGCCGAGGACTTCGGCGACATGCCCGCCGAGTATCACCACGAACCCGAGCTGGGCCTGGCCTGTGGCAACGATGGCCTGGATCTGGTGCGGCGCATGCTCGCCGAGGCGGCCGACCATCTGACCGAGAAGGGCTTGTTGATTGTCGAGGTGGGTAATAGCCAGGTGCATGTGGCGTCGCTGTACCCGGAAGTGGACTTTACCTGGCTGGAGTTCGAGCGCGGCGGGCACGGGGTGTTCATGCTGACCGCCGAGCAGTGCCGGCAGCATCAGGAACTGTTCAAGTCGCGGGTCTGA
- a CDS encoding oxidase: MSILSVFDPSSPELPHKVLTHHDDIAATLAEQGVRFGRWQSGARLRPGSGAQDVLDACRVALDQLMTAHGSASFAVFSRDGEAPSEADLRDEHVHDSEEVFAVISGRGQVSLRLGGFVYAVLCEKDDLLVVPAGTRRWLDLGDNPFCLALRLFASEQGVQPRFTGDAAARQFLGLDEL; the protein is encoded by the coding sequence ATGAGCATCCTCAGCGTATTCGACCCGTCCAGCCCGGAACTGCCGCACAAGGTGCTGACCCACCACGACGACATTGCCGCGACCCTGGCCGAGCAGGGCGTGCGCTTTGGCCGCTGGCAATCCGGCGCGCGCCTGCGCCCCGGTAGCGGCGCCCAGGACGTGCTGGATGCCTGCCGCGTAGCGTTGGACCAGTTGATGACCGCGCATGGCAGCGCCAGCTTCGCTGTGTTCAGCCGTGACGGCGAGGCACCGAGCGAGGCCGACCTGCGCGATGAGCATGTGCATGACAGCGAGGAAGTGTTCGCCGTGATCAGCGGTCGTGGCCAGGTCAGCCTGCGCCTGGGTGGCTTCGTCTACGCGGTGCTGTGCGAGAAGGACGACCTGCTGGTGGTGCCTGCGGGCACCCGCCGCTGGCTGGACCTGGGCGACAACCCGTTCTGCCTGGCGTTGCGCCTGTTCGCCAGCGAACAAGGCGTGCAGCCACGTTTTACCGGCGATGCCGCTGCTCGGCAGTTCCTGGGGCTCGACGAGCTCTGA
- a CDS encoding MFS transporter, with translation MPPIPYWRLSSFYLCYFALLGATAPFLALYFDHLGFSPARIGELVAIPMLMRCVAPNLWGWLGDRSGQRLLIVRLGALSTLAAFSLIFLGKSYAWLALVMALHAFFWHAVLPQFEVITLAHLHGQTARYSQVRLWGSIGFILTVVGLGRLFEWLSLDIYPLALVIIMAGIVAASLWVPNAQPPEHAQRRGAGGFLGQVRAPGVLAFYACVALMQLSHGPYYTFLTLHLEHLGYSRGAIGLLWALGVVAEVLVFMAMSRILARFSVRQVLLASFLLAAVRWLLLGNLAQVPALLVFAQVLHAATFGCFHAASIAFVQASFGARQQGQGQALYAALSGTGGALGALYSGYSWKLLGPHFTFGMASVAALAAAVIIALCLNQSRNDP, from the coding sequence ATGCCCCCTATCCCGTACTGGCGCCTGTCCAGCTTCTACCTCTGTTACTTCGCCCTGCTCGGCGCCACCGCGCCGTTCCTGGCGCTGTACTTCGACCACCTGGGCTTCTCCCCGGCACGCATCGGCGAGCTGGTGGCCATCCCCATGCTGATGCGCTGCGTGGCGCCCAACCTGTGGGGCTGGCTGGGCGATCGCAGCGGCCAGCGCCTGTTGATCGTGCGTCTGGGCGCCTTGTCGACCCTGGCGGCCTTCTCGCTGATCTTCCTCGGCAAGAGCTACGCCTGGCTGGCGCTGGTGATGGCCCTGCATGCGTTCTTCTGGCACGCGGTGCTGCCACAGTTCGAGGTGATCACCCTGGCCCACTTGCACGGCCAGACCGCTCGCTACAGCCAGGTGCGGCTATGGGGCTCGATCGGTTTCATCCTTACCGTGGTCGGCCTGGGCCGATTGTTCGAATGGCTGAGCCTGGACATCTACCCGCTGGCCCTGGTGATCATCATGGCCGGTATCGTCGCCGCCAGCCTGTGGGTGCCCAACGCGCAGCCCCCGGAGCATGCCCAGCGCCGAGGGGCCGGAGGCTTCCTCGGGCAGGTGCGGGCGCCTGGGGTGCTGGCGTTCTACGCTTGCGTGGCGCTGATGCAACTGAGCCACGGGCCGTACTACACCTTCCTTACCTTGCACCTGGAGCACCTGGGCTATAGCCGCGGTGCGATCGGCCTGCTGTGGGCACTGGGGGTGGTGGCTGAGGTGCTGGTGTTCATGGCCATGAGCCGCATCCTCGCGCGTTTTTCCGTGCGCCAGGTGCTGCTGGCGAGTTTCCTGCTGGCCGCCGTGCGCTGGCTGCTGCTGGGCAACCTGGCGCAGGTGCCGGCGCTGCTGGTGTTCGCCCAGGTGCTGCATGCCGCGACCTTCGGTTGCTTCCACGCCGCCAGCATCGCCTTCGTCCAGGCCAGTTTCGGCGCCCGCCAGCAAGGCCAGGGCCAGGCGCTGTACGCGGCGCTGTCGGGCACCGGCGGCGCGCTGGGCGCGTTGTATTCGGGCTACAGCTGGAAACTGCTGGGCCCGCACTTCACCTTTGGTATGGCCAGCGTCGCGGCGTTGGCCGCAGCCGTTATCATTGCCCTTTGTCTTAACCAAAGCAGGAATGACCCCTGA
- a CDS encoding alpha/beta hydrolase — protein MKSRLAALLLLFCAHLAHAAAPTVLQRPIDLDTGRGVLHGSLLLPQQATPPPVVLIIAGSGPTDRDGNNPASGRIDNLKRLALLLAGEHIASVRYDKRGVAASQPASPDERDLSVEGYVADVVAWGQALRHDPRFGPLILVGHSEGALIASLAAEQAGASAVITLAGSGRPVAEVLREQLAQRLPPGQLDAGVALIDRLQAGQTSLDVPASLRQVFRPSVQPYLISLLRQDPAAAFARLKVPALIIQGRNDVQVDVADAERLKAAKPDAELVLIDGMNHMLRISPRDMHQQRDSYRNPELPLARELGERVVAFIHRVPAA, from the coding sequence ATGAAGTCGCGCCTCGCCGCCCTGCTCTTGCTGTTCTGCGCCCACCTCGCCCATGCCGCCGCCCCCACCGTGCTGCAACGCCCCATCGACCTGGACACCGGCCGCGGCGTGCTGCACGGCAGTCTGTTGCTGCCGCAGCAGGCCACCCCGCCGCCGGTGGTGCTGATCATCGCCGGCTCCGGCCCCACCGACCGCGATGGCAACAACCCGGCGTCAGGGCGCATCGACAACCTCAAGCGCCTGGCCCTGCTGCTGGCCGGCGAGCACATCGCCAGTGTGCGCTATGACAAGCGTGGCGTGGCCGCCAGCCAGCCGGCCAGCCCCGACGAACGTGACCTCAGCGTCGAAGGCTATGTCGCCGACGTGGTGGCCTGGGGGCAGGCGCTGCGCCACGACCCGCGCTTTGGCCCGCTGATCCTGGTCGGCCACAGCGAAGGCGCGCTGATCGCCAGCCTGGCCGCCGAACAGGCCGGCGCCAGCGCGGTGATCACCCTGGCCGGCAGTGGCCGTCCAGTGGCCGAGGTACTGCGCGAACAGTTGGCCCAACGCCTGCCCCCTGGGCAACTGGACGCCGGCGTGGCATTGATCGATCGCCTGCAGGCCGGGCAGACCAGCCTCGACGTACCGGCCTCGCTGCGCCAGGTGTTCCGCCCCAGCGTGCAGCCTTACCTGATCTCCCTACTGCGCCAGGATCCGGCGGCGGCCTTCGCCCGCCTCAAGGTGCCGGCGCTGATCATCCAGGGGCGCAACGATGTGCAGGTGGATGTGGCCGATGCCGAGCGCCTGAAGGCCGCCAAGCCCGATGCCGAGCTGGTGCTGATCGACGGCATGAACCACATGCTGCGCATCAGCCCCAGGGACATGCACCAGCAGCGCGACAGCTACCGCAACCCCGAACTGCCGCTGGCCCGGGAGCTAGGCGAGCGGGTCGTGGCCTTCATCCACCGCGTGCCGGCAGCGTGA
- a CDS encoding LTA synthase family protein translates to MANTDALKQQGVRGSFSPTLKSHLAYTLLSGLVIMLMLSLVRLALLVYNSDMIGETPYATVAEGFLNGLRFDLRVAVYISIPLLLALLSPWLMARRGLFRFWLTLSSSVVMFLGLMEMDFYREFHQRLNGLVFQYIKEDPKTVLSMLWYGFPVVRYLLAWLFGTWLLSLLFKGIDRLTRGNGAAQVAGSAKVAPWYGRLAVFMVVLLVAVVAARGTLRQGPPMRWGDAFTTESNFVNQLGLNGTLTLIDAAKSRFGEDRANIWKPVLEQPLATQTVREQLLTANDTLVDADEAAVRRDFLPPAANTLPIKNVVVILMESFAGHSVGALGSDANITPYFDKLAKEGLLFDRFFSNGTHTHQGMFATMACFPNLPGFEYLMQTPEGGHKLSGLPALLSARDYDDVYVYNGDFAWDNQSGFFGNQGMTTFIGRNDFVNPVFSDPTWGVSDQDMFDRGNEELAKHDGKKPIYALLQTLSNHTPYALPKDLPVEKVTGHGRLDEHLTAMRYSDWALGQFFEKARKEPYFKDTLFVIVGDHGFGNNQQITEFDLGRFHVPLLLIAPGIQEKFGALNHTVGTQVDIVPTIMGRLGGQTRHQCWGRDLLNLPAGDPGEGMIKPSGSEQVVGFLQGDRILIESKEMTPRMYRYQLGREPKGELIESPDQAQMLQKLEAFIQTATKSLLDNTAGVVHGTPK, encoded by the coding sequence ATGGCTAACACGGACGCCTTGAAGCAACAGGGCGTGCGAGGCTCGTTCTCGCCGACCCTGAAATCCCACCTGGCCTACACGCTGCTCAGCGGCCTGGTGATCATGCTGATGCTCAGCCTGGTGCGCCTGGCGCTGCTGGTCTACAACAGCGACATGATCGGCGAAACCCCCTACGCCACGGTCGCCGAGGGCTTCCTCAACGGCCTGCGCTTCGACCTGCGCGTGGCGGTGTACATCAGTATTCCGCTGTTGCTGGCGCTGCTCAGCCCCTGGCTGATGGCGCGTCGCGGCCTGTTCCGCTTCTGGCTGACCCTCTCCTCGAGCGTGGTGATGTTCCTCGGCCTGATGGAGATGGACTTCTACCGCGAGTTCCACCAGCGCCTGAACGGCCTGGTGTTCCAGTACATCAAGGAAGACCCCAAGACCGTGCTGAGCATGCTCTGGTACGGCTTCCCGGTGGTGCGCTACCTGCTGGCCTGGCTGTTCGGCACTTGGCTGCTGAGCCTGCTGTTCAAGGGCATCGACCGCCTGACCCGTGGCAACGGCGCCGCCCAGGTTGCGGGCAGCGCCAAGGTCGCGCCCTGGTACGGCCGCCTGGCGGTGTTCATGGTGGTCCTGCTGGTGGCGGTGGTCGCCGCCCGCGGCACCCTGCGCCAGGGCCCGCCCATGCGCTGGGGCGATGCCTTCACCACCGAGTCGAACTTCGTCAACCAGCTCGGCCTGAACGGCACCCTGACCCTGATCGACGCGGCCAAGAGCCGCTTTGGCGAGGACCGCGCCAACATCTGGAAGCCGGTGCTCGAGCAGCCGCTAGCCACCCAGACCGTGCGCGAGCAGCTGCTGACCGCCAACGACACCCTGGTCGATGCCGACGAAGCCGCGGTGCGCCGTGATTTCCTGCCGCCGGCGGCCAATACCCTGCCGATCAAGAATGTCGTGGTGATCCTGATGGAGAGCTTCGCCGGTCACTCGGTGGGCGCCCTGGGCAGCGATGCCAACATCACCCCGTACTTCGACAAGCTGGCCAAGGAAGGCCTGCTGTTCGACCGTTTCTTCTCCAACGGCACCCATACCCACCAGGGCATGTTCGCCACCATGGCCTGCTTCCCCAACCTGCCAGGCTTCGAATACCTGATGCAGACCCCGGAAGGCGGTCACAAGCTGTCTGGCCTGCCAGCGCTGCTCAGTGCCCGCGACTACGACGACGTCTACGTCTACAACGGTGACTTCGCCTGGGACAACCAGTCCGGCTTCTTCGGCAACCAGGGCATGACCACCTTCATCGGCCGCAACGACTTCGTCAACCCGGTGTTCTCCGACCCGACCTGGGGCGTGTCCGACCAGGACATGTTCGACCGCGGCAACGAGGAGCTGGCCAAGCACGATGGCAAGAAGCCGATCTACGCGCTGCTGCAGACCCTCTCCAACCACACCCCGTACGCGCTGCCCAAGGACCTGCCGGTGGAGAAGGTCACCGGCCACGGTCGCCTCGACGAGCACCTGACCGCCATGCGCTACTCCGACTGGGCGTTGGGCCAGTTCTTCGAGAAGGCGCGCAAGGAGCCGTACTTCAAGGACACCTTGTTCGTCATCGTCGGCGACCACGGCTTTGGCAACAACCAGCAGATCACCGAGTTCGACCTGGGCCGCTTCCATGTGCCGCTGCTGCTGATCGCCCCGGGCATCCAGGAGAAGTTCGGCGCGCTCAACCATACCGTGGGCACCCAGGTCGACATCGTGCCGACCATCATGGGCCGCCTCGGCGGGCAGACCCGTCACCAGTGCTGGGGGCGTGACCTGCTCAACCTGCCGGCGGGCGACCCGGGCGAGGGCATGATCAAGCCGTCGGGCAGCGAGCAGGTGGTTGGCTTCCTGCAGGGCGATCGGATTCTCATCGAATCCAAGGAGATGACCCCGCGCATGTACCGCTACCAGCTCGGCCGCGAGCCCAAGGGCGAACTGATCGAGAGCCCTGA
- a CDS encoding ankyrin repeat domain-containing protein yields MSDQQPTPMTAEESAAFAEEVFERARRGDAPMLARLLSGGLPADLRNHKGDTLLMLASYHGHHDAVRVLLEQGADPLIANDNGQLPIAGAAFKGDLAMIRLLLEHGVPVDAAAADGRTALMLAAMFNRLEIIDYLLAQGADPSHRDAAGATALMAARTMGAVDAANRLEAQVG; encoded by the coding sequence ATGTCCGACCAACAGCCCACCCCCATGACCGCCGAGGAATCCGCCGCTTTTGCCGAGGAAGTCTTCGAACGCGCTCGTCGCGGCGATGCGCCAATGCTGGCGCGCCTGCTCAGCGGTGGCCTGCCGGCCGACCTGCGTAACCACAAGGGCGATACCCTGCTGATGCTGGCCAGCTACCACGGCCATCATGACGCCGTGCGGGTATTGCTCGAACAGGGCGCCGACCCGCTGATTGCCAACGACAACGGCCAGTTGCCCATCGCTGGTGCCGCCTTCAAGGGCGACCTGGCAATGATCCGCTTGCTGCTCGAACACGGTGTGCCGGTGGACGCCGCCGCCGCCGATGGCCGCACGGCGCTGATGCTGGCGGCCATGTTCAACCGCCTGGAGATCATCGACTACCTGCTGGCCCAGGGCGCCGACCCTAGCCACCGCGATGCCGCCGGCGCCACCGCGCTGATGGCCGCCCGCACCATGGGCGCGGTGGATGCCGCCAACCGCCTCGAGGCGCAGGTCGGCTAA
- a CDS encoding ZIP family metal transporter, with translation MPPAHAHSPAPVSLLSAWRQQALDTPWLSAGLALSLLAIIALLLASIWNAVNGDHADNLHLAMLGGLSGFGATALGAVLAVILRDINARTQDVMLGFAAGMMLAASSFSLILPGLDAAREITGNGPAAAFTVVLGMGLGVLLMLGLDRFTPHEHESTGPCGPEAERLSRVWLFVLAITLHNLPEGMAIGVSFANGDLNIGLPLTSAIAIQDIPEGLAVALALRATGLSNFKAALVAIGSGLMEPLGAVIGLGISTGFALAYPISMGLAAGAMIFVVSHEVIPETHRNGHQTAATLGLMGGFAVMMFLDTALG, from the coding sequence ATGCCCCCTGCCCACGCCCACAGCCCTGCCCCCGTCTCCCTGCTCAGCGCCTGGCGGCAACAGGCGCTGGACACGCCCTGGCTCAGTGCCGGCCTGGCCCTGAGCCTGCTGGCGATCATCGCCCTGCTGCTGGCCAGCATCTGGAACGCGGTCAATGGCGACCATGCCGACAACCTGCACCTGGCCATGCTCGGCGGCCTCTCCGGCTTTGGCGCCACCGCCCTGGGCGCGGTGCTGGCGGTGATCCTGCGCGATATCAACGCCCGCACCCAGGATGTGATGCTGGGCTTCGCCGCCGGCATGATGCTCGCCGCCAGTTCGTTTTCGCTGATCCTGCCGGGCCTGGATGCCGCCCGGGAGATCACCGGCAACGGTCCGGCGGCGGCCTTCACCGTGGTGCTGGGCATGGGCCTGGGCGTGCTGCTGATGCTCGGCCTCGACCGCTTCACCCCGCACGAGCATGAAAGCACCGGCCCCTGCGGCCCGGAGGCGGAGCGCCTGAGCCGGGTCTGGCTGTTCGTGCTGGCGATCACCCTGCACAACCTGCCGGAAGGCATGGCCATCGGCGTGAGCTTCGCCAATGGCGACCTGAATATCGGCCTGCCGCTGACCAGCGCCATCGCCATCCAGGACATCCCCGAAGGCCTGGCCGTGGCCCTGGCCCTGCGCGCGACCGGGCTGTCGAACTTCAAGGCGGCCCTGGTGGCAATCGGCTCCGGGTTGATGGAGCCACTGGGCGCCGTGATCGGCCTGGGGATTTCCACCGGCTTTGCCCTCGCCTACCCGATCAGCATGGGCCTGGCGGCGGGGGCGATGATCTTCGTGGTATCCCACGAGGTGATCCCGGAAACCCACCGCAACGGCCACCAGACCGCGGCGACCCTGGGCCTGATGGGCGGCTTCGCGGTGATGATGTTCCTCGATACCGCGCTGGGTTGA
- the folE gene encoding GTP cyclohydrolase I FolE, which yields MSLEQNYTAILSQLGEDVTREGLLDTPKRAAKAMKYLCRGYEQTLEEVTNGALFTSDNSEMVLVRDIELYSMCEHHMLPFIGKAHVAYLPKGKVLGLSKVARIVDMFARRLQIQENLSRQIAEAVQQVTGAAGVAVVIEAKHMCMMMRGVEKQNSTMLTSVMLGEFRDNAATRSEFLSLIK from the coding sequence ATGTCCCTGGAACAGAACTACACCGCGATCCTCAGCCAACTGGGCGAGGACGTCACCCGCGAGGGCCTGCTCGACACGCCCAAACGGGCCGCGAAGGCCATGAAGTACCTTTGCCGCGGTTACGAGCAAACCCTGGAAGAAGTGACCAACGGCGCGTTGTTCACCTCCGACAACAGCGAAATGGTGCTGGTCCGGGATATCGAGCTGTACTCGATGTGCGAACACCACATGCTGCCGTTCATCGGCAAGGCCCACGTGGCTTACCTGCCCAAGGGCAAGGTGCTGGGCCTGTCGAAGGTCGCGCGAATCGTCGACATGTTCGCCCGCCGTCTGCAGATCCAGGAAAACCTCAGCCGCCAGATCGCCGAGGCCGTGCAGCAGGTCACCGGCGCCGCCGGCGTGGCGGTGGTGATCGAGGCCAAGCACATGTGCATGATGATGCGCGGCGTCGAGAAGCAGAACTCGACCATGCTCACCTCGGTGATGCTCGGCGAATTCCGCGACAACGCCGCCACCCGCAGCGAGTTCCTCAGCCTGATCAAGTGA